The DNA window ATCGTCGTCCTGATAATAGTCGCCTGCCAGATCGCTGAATTTGGTGATCTCGCTCTGGAACTGCAGGGGCACGTTACCGGTGGAGCCGTGGCGCTGTTTGGCGACGATCAGGGTGGCGCGGTTGACGAGCTGCTGGTGGCGTTCCTCCCATTGCGCCCATTTTTCCACTACATCGGGCGGGCTCGATCCGTCCTGATTGGGCGCATCGGGACGCAGCGCGTCGTGATAATATTCGGCGCGGTAGATGAAGAGCACGATATCGGCGTCCTGCTCGATCGAGCCCGATTCGCGAAGGTCAGAGAGCTGCGGGCGCTTGTCCTCGCGCTGCTCCACCGCGCGGCTGAGCTGCGATAGCGCAAGCACTGGGACGCTGAGTTCCTTGGCCAACATCTTGAGGCCACGGCTGATTTCCGAGATTTCATTTACGCGGTTGTCGTTCGCGCGGCCCGTGCCCTGCAGCAGCTGCAGATAGTCGACGATGATGAGGCCGATGCCGTGGCGGCGCTGCAGGCGGCGGGCGCGGGCGCGAAGCGCCGCAATGGTGAGACCGGCGGTATCGTCGATATAGAGCGGCAGATCCTGCAATTCCCGGCTGGCACGGGACAGCTCGCGAAACTCCTCGCGGCTGATCTTGCCCATGCGCAAATGCTCGGACGAGATGCCCGACTGTTCCGCCAGAATACGCGTCGCCAACTGGTCGGCGGACATTTCCAGGCTGAAAAAGGCGGTCTTGGCGCCGACAGACTGCGCCGGATCGATGCCGTCTGCCATGTCGCGCATGTAACGGCTCGCCGCGTTGAACGCGAAGTTGGTGGCGAGCGCGGTCTTGCCCATGCCCGGACGCCCCGCAAGGATGGTAAGGTCGCTCGCGTGCAAGCCGCCGATCTTGCGGTTCACGCTGTCGAGACCCGTGGTGGTGCCGGAGAGGTTGCCGCCCGCCTGCAAGGCCCGCTCGACCATGCGGATCGCCTCGGTCGAGGCGGTAAGAAAGTCGGTCGCCTGTCCGCTCTCCCCTTCGCCTTCGGCCACCTTATAAAGCGCGCTTTCCGCGTCCTCGATCTGCTGTTTGGGATCGATCGATTCGCTTGTGTCCAGCGCCGCCTCGACTAGGTGCCGACCGACCGAGACCAGCTCGCGGAGCAGCGCAAGGTCATAGATCTGCTCGGCGAAGTTTCGCGCGCCGATCA is part of the Novosphingopyxis iocasae genome and encodes:
- a CDS encoding replicative DNA helicase; the encoded protein is MAEAIRLVSDGGEGEETTRLPHNIEAEAALLGALLLDNRIAEDVQTKLQSQHFFEPLHGRIYDQVLKLLDRNMVVTPVTLKPFFEHDEALKEVGGTGYLVRLTESNIGLIGARNFAEQIYDLALLRELVSVGRHLVEAALDTSESIDPKQQIEDAESALYKVAEGEGESGQATDFLTASTEAIRMVERALQAGGNLSGTTTGLDSVNRKIGGLHASDLTILAGRPGMGKTALATNFAFNAASRYMRDMADGIDPAQSVGAKTAFFSLEMSADQLATRILAEQSGISSEHLRMGKISREEFRELSRASRELQDLPLYIDDTAGLTIAALRARARRLQRRHGIGLIIVDYLQLLQGTGRANDNRVNEISEISRGLKMLAKELSVPVLALSQLSRAVEQREDKRPQLSDLRESGSIEQDADIVLFIYRAEYYHDALRPDAPNQDGSSPPDVVEKWAQWEERHQQLVNRATLIVAKQRHGSTGNVPLQFQSEITKFSDLAGDYYQDDDYE